The genomic region CTCAGATATATAAGAATAGAAGCTATGTGGAAACCATCCAAGGAATAGATTCCAAAGACCTCAAGCAACAAGACCTTTCCCACCATCAGGAATGGTTGATACTCTCCACGCAAGTTCCAGGGTATGGGAACTATGAGCTGACTTTTGAAGGCAGAAGTCCCAGgaacttaaaatatacaaagtttATACCCTGGCAGTTCTTAGAAACAAAACACACCCCTCAAGACTATGCTAGAGAAATCTACATGAATGAGTCACATGGTTTTCAAGGAAGCAGATGCCATCTTGGCATATCTAAGAAAAATCTCTctatggaaaaagaacagaagctCATAGTTCAGCATTCTTGTGTCTCAACAGGGGAAGCCCGTCCAGAGTACATTGGGGAGATATATCAACATGACTTACTGAAAGACTCTATGGAAGAGAAATACTGTGGAtgtaataaatgcaaagaaatttaTTATTGGAACTCGCAGTGTGTTCTCCACAAGAGAAATCAACTTGGAGAAAAGTTCTATCAGTGCTCCATCAGCACAGCATGCTTCTCTCAGAGATCAGACCTATATAGACATCCAAGAATTCACATAGGTAAGAAGCTGTATGGATGTGATGAAGTTGATGGTAACTTCAGTCAGAGCTTAGGTGTTCACTTTCATCAGAGAGTCTGCACAGGGGAGGTTTCTTATATATGCCACATGTGTGGTAAGAGCTTCAGTCAGATCTCTAGCCTTCACAATCATCAAAGAGTCCATACAGAAGAGAAACTCTATAAATTTGAGTGTGGTAAGGACCTCAGTAGAAATTCATTACTTCACATTCACCAGAGACTTCACATAGGAGAGAAGCCTTTTAAGTGTGATCAGTGTGGTAAGAGTTTTAGTCGGAGTTCAGTGCTTCACGTTCATCAGAGAgtccacacaggagagaaaccatatAAGTGTGATGAGTGTGGTAAGGGCTTCAGTCAGAGCTCAAATCTTCGAATTCATCAGTTAGTCCACACAGGAGAGAAGTCCTATAAATGTGATGACTGTGGTAAGGGCTTTACCCAGCGCTCAAATCTCCAGATTCATCAGAGAGTACACACAGGAGAGAAGCCTTACAAATGTGATGACTGTGGGAAGGACTTTAGTCACAGCTCTGATCTTCGCATTCATCAGAGGGTCCATACAGGGGAGAAACCCTATACTTGTCATGAATGTGGGAAGGGCTTCAGCAAGAGTTCAAAGCTTCACACTCATCAAAGAGtacacactggagagaaaccctataaatgCGAACAGTGTGGTAAGGGATTCAGTCAGCGTTCACATCTTCTCATTCATCAGAGAGTCCACACAGGAGAAAAGCCCTATAAATGTGATGATTGTGGAAAGGGCTTTAGTCACAGCTCTAATCTTCACATCCATCAGAGGGTCCACACGGGAGAGAAGCCTTATCAATGTGCTAAGTGCGGCAAGGGTTTTGGTCATAGCTCAGCTCTTCGAATTCATCAAAGAgtccacacaggagagaaacctcaTAAATGCCATGAGTATTATAAGGGATTTGATCCGAATTCACATCTTCACAATAATCACGGACAGGAAAGCTTATAATTATGTTCATTTAGTTAACCGCTTTAATCAAAGCTTAACTTTAAGCCcaataaatgctgctgggaagAAAATTCTATAAATAACCCAAGTAATCCCAAGCAACGTTTATAGTTTTCCCTAACTCCCACTAAGAAGCATTTGCTTCAAGAAGAAATCCTTAGGAGGATGcctatgtatttaaaattaaagtgtatttactttttctattaatattataCATagccattataaaatatatgaaagattcAAGAAAACTCTTcatcctttctagtctttttttgtacatttttatgtgCATGAAATCATACTGTATATTTAACTTTGTATTTTCACTGACTTCAAAACATTTACTTACACTTTGGTTTGAATGGAAATTGGCTAGCTAACT from Panthera uncia isolate 11264 chromosome D1, Puncia_PCG_1.0, whole genome shotgun sequence harbors:
- the ZNF214 gene encoding zinc finger protein 214 isoform X1, translating into MPPFYSSDSSKLHPSLKEEHTGGSNVHYFLHSLIPDLFFLENLIFDQMAVTFEDVTVIFTWEEWKFLDSSQKKLYREVMWENYTNVMSVGNWKESYKPQEERFRYLEHDNHPCWQGWRSASTQIYKNRSYVETIQGIDSKDLKQQDLSHHQEWLILSTQVPGYGNYELTFEGRSPRNLKYTKFIPWQFLETKHTPQDYAREIYMNESHGFQGSRCHLGISKKNLSMEKEQKLIVQHSCVSTGEARPEYIGEIYQHDLLKDSMEEKYCGCNKCKEIYYWNSQCVLHKRNQLGEKFYQCSISTACFSQRSDLYRHPRIHIGKKLYGCDEVDGNFSQSLGVHFHQRVCTGEVSYICHMCGKSFSQISSLHNHQRVHTEEKLYKFECGKDLSRNSLLHIHQRLHIGEKPFKCDQCGKSFSRSSVLHVHQRVHTGEKPYKCDECGKGFSQSSNLRIHQLVHTGEKSYKCDDCGKGFTQRSNLQIHQRVHTGEKPYKCDDCGKDFSHSSDLRIHQRVHTGEKPYTCHECGKGFSKSSKLHTHQRVHTGEKPYKCEQCGKGFSQRSHLLIHQRVHTGEKPYKCDDCGKGFSHSSNLHIHQRVHTGEKPYQCAKCGKGFGHSSALRIHQRVHTGEKPHKCHEYYKGFDPNSHLHNNHGQESL
- the ZNF214 gene encoding zinc finger protein 214 isoform X2, with protein sequence MAVTFEDVTVIFTWEEWKFLDSSQKKLYREVMWENYTNVMSVGNWKESYKPQEERFRYLEHDNHPCWQGWRSASTQIYKNRSYVETIQGIDSKDLKQQDLSHHQEWLILSTQVPGYGNYELTFEGRSPRNLKYTKFIPWQFLETKHTPQDYAREIYMNESHGFQGSRCHLGISKKNLSMEKEQKLIVQHSCVSTGEARPEYIGEIYQHDLLKDSMEEKYCGCNKCKEIYYWNSQCVLHKRNQLGEKFYQCSISTACFSQRSDLYRHPRIHIGKKLYGCDEVDGNFSQSLGVHFHQRVCTGEVSYICHMCGKSFSQISSLHNHQRVHTEEKLYKFECGKDLSRNSLLHIHQRLHIGEKPFKCDQCGKSFSRSSVLHVHQRVHTGEKPYKCDECGKGFSQSSNLRIHQLVHTGEKSYKCDDCGKGFTQRSNLQIHQRVHTGEKPYKCDDCGKDFSHSSDLRIHQRVHTGEKPYTCHECGKGFSKSSKLHTHQRVHTGEKPYKCEQCGKGFSQRSHLLIHQRVHTGEKPYKCDDCGKGFSHSSNLHIHQRVHTGEKPYQCAKCGKGFGHSSALRIHQRVHTGEKPHKCHEYYKGFDPNSHLHNNHGQESL